One window from the genome of Penaeus monodon isolate SGIC_2016 chromosome 2, NSTDA_Pmon_1, whole genome shotgun sequence encodes:
- the LOC119584377 gene encoding transmembrane protein 181-like, with translation MRPRACQKEDRSYINGFLREFGLSVQMRLYTMHKREFVMVFIIFFASLGLALFVGLAGPPITAKVEQRASQLTPGLNQSQMTTGPFLMKSPPLTTYGQQLWVIAKIMIDVKDKQSFRKDFYLSVSIEGLTREHKAETVMSADKPHNRTRTLECDEKECGEFTVMHLGYLRYTHYIITVNFYGLSEIQQWYNVEDVVFHFKTYNPSFTKLEIWIRFIFLLLTFAVACLLAHSLRKYAIYDWSIEQKWMSILLPFLLLYNDPVFPMTFLMESWVPVLVDALFQATFLCALLLFWLCIYHGLRQNERSFTSFYLPKLTIVGLLWLTAIVMAAMQKYSELRDPMYLAAIETNHFQKFKIFFFIIGSVYILYLVYLIITAYSELRSMPYFDMRLKFVTLLMLIVLCVSLTITVLRFGVGVLEDNFVSQLSTHYDSSAQFMAFYGLLNLYLYTMAYVYSPSERALMETHIMKDNPAFSMVNDSDEDVIYGSDEDTRRPLNRGSNDNDESD, from the exons ATGCGGCCGAGAGCGTGTCAAAAGGAAGACAGAAGTTACATAAATGGCTTTCTCAGAGAATTTGGCCT GTCAGTGCAGATGCGACTGTACACCATGCACAAGAGAGAGTTTGTCATGGTGTTTATCATCTTCTTTGCATCCCTTGGACTGGCACTCTTCGTAGGCCTGGCTG GGCCACCAATCACAGCCAAGGTAGAGCAGAGAGCCTCACAGCTGACACCAGGACTCAACCAGTCACAGATGACCACAGGGCCATTTCTGATGAAGTCACCACCACTAACCACCTATGGGCAGCAGCTGTGGGTCATCGCCAAGATTATGATAGATGTGAAAGACA AGCAATCTTTCCGCAAGGATTTCTACTTAAGTGTGTCTATTGAGGGGCTGACAAGGGAGCACAAGGCAGAGACTGTCATGTCGGCTGATAAACCTCACAACAG GACACGCACTCTGGAATGTGATGAAAAGGAATGTGGAGAGTTCACTGTGATGCACCTTGGTTACCTTCGATACACTCACTACATCATCACTGTTAACTTTTATGGGCTCAGTGAAATACAACAATGGTATAATGTAGAAGATGTTGTTTTCCAT TTCAAAACCTACAACCCATCGTTTACAAAACTGGAGATCTGGATTCGCTTCATATTCCTCCTACTCACCTTTGCTGTGGCT TGCTTGCTGGCCCACAGTCTCAGGAAGTATGCTATTTATGACTGGTCCATTGAGCAAAAGTGGATGTCAATACTTCTGCCTTTCCTCCTGCTGTACAATG ACCCAGTATTCCCTATGACATTTTTGATGGAATCTTGGGTTCCTGTCTTGGTAGATGCTCTATTCCAAGCAACATTCCTGTGTGCTCTTCTGCTCTTTTGGCTCTGCATATACCATGGACTTAGACAG AATGAACGGTCATTTACATCGTTCTACCTACCGAAGTTGACCATTGTGGGCTTGCTCTGGCTGACAGCAATTGTAATGGCAGCCATGCAGAAATACAGCGAGTTGCGTGACCCTATGTACCTGGCAGCCATCGAGACGAACCACTTTCAG aaattcaagatttttttcttcataattggATCAGTTTACATCCTGTATCTTGTATATCTGATCATCACAGCATACAGTGAGCTCAGATCAATGCCTTATTTTG ACATGCGACTCAAGTTTGTGACACTGTTGATGCTAATTGTGCTGTGTGTGAGCCTGACGATTACAGTCTTGAGATTTGGGGTAGGAGTTCTCGAGGACAACTTTGTGTCACAGCTCTCAACACACTATGACTCCTCGGCCCAATTCATGGCATTCTATGGCCTCCTCAACCTCTACTTGTATACCATGGCGTATGTCTATTCTCCATCAGAGCGGGCCTTGATGG aAACCCACATAATGAAGGATAACCCAGCCTTCAGCATGGTGAATGACTCTGATGAGGATGTTATCTATGGTTCTGATGAGGACACCAGACGGCCCTTGAACAGAGGGAGCAACGACAACGATGAGAGTGATTAA